A stretch of Desulfitobacterium dichloroeliminans LMG P-21439 DNA encodes these proteins:
- a CDS encoding YgiQ family radical SAM protein, which yields MSSIKIPQFLPISREDMKKRGWAELDFLLITGDAYVDHPSFGIAIISRILEKQGYKVGIIAQPDWREVDAFQVLGRPRLACLLTGGNLDSMVDHYTAAKKRRHRDVYSPGGKAGLRPDHATIVYANKVREAFPGLPVIIGGIEASLRRFAHYDFWSNKVRRSILLDSQADLLVFGMGEKAIVQVANALEEGTPIHEIHGIRGTVVPWKQDVQEDTLDLPSYTDVLKDKRKYAEGFWVQYNQQDPYYGKAMFQDHGRGGVLQYPPNFPLTQSEMDAVYALPYVGTYHPIYEKEGGVPAIEEVEFSLVSSRGCYGACSFCALTFHQGRIIQGRSAESIVREAEQLTWNPRFKGYIHDVGGPTANFRRPACKAQLKRGACPNKQCLFPSPCVKADVDHTEYIELLRRLRSIPKIKKVFVRSGIRYDVVLADKNTSFLRELCEHHVSGQLKVAPEHVSDKVLKRMGKPGKKVFERFAEDFKAMNEEVGKKQYLVPYLMSSHPGSGLTEAIELAEYVRDMGVNPEQVQDFIPTPGTLSTCMYYTGLDPRTMEKIYVPRTMEEKAMQRALIQYRNPKNHDLVEKALKLARREDLIGFGPKCLIRPRSLYKKRDEKERGIQITKPVRNKKVEQGTPTRAKKGHKSKRT from the coding sequence GTGAGTTCAATTAAAATCCCCCAATTTTTACCGATCAGTAGGGAGGATATGAAAAAGCGCGGCTGGGCAGAACTAGATTTTTTGCTCATTACAGGTGATGCCTATGTTGATCATCCTAGCTTTGGAATTGCCATTATTTCCCGAATCCTTGAGAAGCAAGGATATAAAGTAGGCATTATAGCTCAGCCCGACTGGCGAGAAGTGGATGCTTTTCAAGTGTTAGGCCGACCTCGGTTGGCTTGCCTTTTAACTGGTGGAAATCTCGATTCCATGGTGGACCATTATACAGCTGCTAAGAAACGGCGTCATCGGGATGTCTATTCGCCGGGTGGAAAAGCGGGGTTACGCCCGGATCATGCCACGATTGTCTATGCTAATAAGGTTCGTGAGGCATTTCCTGGTTTGCCAGTGATCATAGGTGGTATCGAAGCTTCATTGAGGCGTTTTGCCCATTATGATTTCTGGAGTAATAAGGTAAGACGATCCATCCTTCTCGACAGTCAAGCAGATTTACTGGTATTTGGCATGGGAGAGAAGGCCATTGTCCAGGTAGCAAATGCTTTAGAAGAAGGGACTCCCATACATGAAATTCATGGCATACGTGGAACTGTGGTTCCTTGGAAGCAGGATGTTCAGGAAGATACTTTAGACCTTCCCTCCTATACGGATGTGCTTAAAGATAAGCGAAAATACGCAGAAGGCTTTTGGGTACAGTACAATCAACAGGATCCTTATTACGGTAAGGCGATGTTCCAAGACCACGGGCGAGGAGGGGTGTTGCAGTATCCTCCCAATTTCCCCTTAACCCAATCCGAGATGGATGCGGTCTACGCCCTTCCTTATGTGGGAACCTATCACCCTATTTATGAGAAAGAGGGTGGGGTGCCCGCCATCGAAGAAGTAGAGTTCAGCTTAGTCAGCTCCAGGGGATGCTACGGGGCCTGTTCCTTCTGTGCTCTGACCTTTCATCAGGGACGAATTATTCAAGGGAGAAGTGCAGAATCCATCGTTCGTGAAGCAGAGCAATTGACCTGGAACCCCCGCTTTAAAGGGTATATTCATGATGTAGGGGGACCTACGGCTAATTTTCGCCGCCCAGCCTGCAAGGCCCAGCTCAAGCGTGGTGCCTGCCCTAATAAACAATGCCTTTTTCCATCTCCCTGCGTTAAGGCGGATGTAGATCATACGGAGTATATTGAACTTCTGCGGCGGTTACGCAGTATTCCTAAGATTAAGAAGGTTTTTGTCCGTTCGGGAATTCGCTACGATGTGGTCCTAGCCGATAAAAACACCTCCTTTTTAAGGGAGTTGTGCGAACACCATGTGAGCGGACAATTGAAAGTAGCTCCCGAACATGTGAGTGATAAGGTATTAAAGCGCATGGGGAAACCCGGGAAAAAGGTCTTTGAGCGTTTCGCAGAAGATTTCAAGGCGATGAACGAGGAAGTAGGGAAAAAACAGTATTTGGTTCCCTATCTAATGTCCTCTCATCCCGGTAGCGGGCTGACAGAGGCCATTGAACTGGCGGAGTATGTCCGGGATATGGGTGTGAACCCAGAGCAGGTTCAGGACTTCATTCCTACCCCAGGGACCCTCTCGACTTGTATGTATTACACGGGCTTGGATCCGCGTACCATGGAAAAAATCTATGTTCCACGGACCATGGAAGAAAAAGCCATGCAAAGGGCTCTGATCCAGTACCGGAATCCTAAAAATCATGACCTAGTGGAAAAGGCACTGAAGCTAGCCCGCCGGGAGGACCTGATTGGGTTTGGCCCGAAATGTCTGATTCGTCCGCGTTCACTATATAAGAAACGGGACGAGAAGGAAAGGGGTATCCAGATAACTAA